The genomic stretch tcctgatcccagcctctcaagtagctaggattacaagcgtgagccaccagcacccagctcaaaattttttattttaataagtgtCACTGTTTTAAATTTACCTGCTTTCAAACTGGGCGAAGAAGCCATGATTTCATGGCTGCTTTCTGCTTTGAGTATTATACTAGTAAACCAGACTTAATCAATTTTTTTCAGTTGCTACATAATCTGAAAAGTGAAATCATTTCTTTCAACTACTTGGAGTGGTACAGAGAGACAGGCATTATCTGAAGTCACTAGTATAGTACTCATGGGGCCAAGAGGCTATTCAAATCTCCAAGAAATTTTACAGATCCTTTGCATTGAAAAGATGATGCCCGtcaaaggagaaatagacaaaatACTAATGTGACTGTATTCGTTCCTCATTCACTGTTTGTTCCTGGCAAACAAAATCACTCAAGGATATACTCTAAGCAGGGCAGGAGACAGGCAGTATCAAAGTGGAGTAGTCGAAAACGTACACTTCAATGTCAGGTACACCTGGATTAAAGTCCCACTCTTCCACGTactctgtgtgactttggaaaaaTGACAAGGCAGGGAACATTGGTGGCAAGGTAAACTTGGTCCTGTTCTTGGTGAGTGTCTTGGCTGTCATTCTGTGAGGATGAACTAGAGTAGATACACAATGAGAATATTCTCACTGTCAGGAATGTCGTGTTTCAAGAGCGGTGGAGCCTAAGTTGCTGGGTGCAGTATGACATGGCAGCCCAGAACTCAGTACCTGACATCTGAAATCGTTGACAACAATGTACTCTTGTGACGACTAGATGACAATCTTTTTGTTTTAGACAGCTGTGTCAGCGTGTTATGATGCCAGCTCGCACCAACCTGGCTACTGGAATCCCCAGTAGTAAAGTGAAATACTCAAGGCTTTCCAGTACAGATGATGGCTACATTGACCTTCAGGTAAATGCAGAAGGGAAATGACAGACTGGTTGGCTGTGTTTCTCTTGAGTTAGCAAAGGGACCTCCAGGTGGAGGTTTTGCTTACTACCCTTGGGGATTAGAGGGAGCAGAAAGAAGTAAACTCATCTCTTTGAACTTTTCAGCCCTATTTTGGCAAGGAAGTTTTAAACCAATTCCAATATTGTCCATTTCCAGTTGTTAATTGTAATGCCTTGTAGTTGCAAGTTTCATTTAGTTTATCCAGAAAATAATAAGATTTTGTTTTAAGGACTGTGATAATTTACAATTTAGTGAAAGTCAGTTCATCTTTTAAGGGAGAAACTAACGGCTAAAGCCAGCAGATTGTGGGAATCCTTCCTCATTTCCTGATGTCATGAGATCTAATTTATTAAAGGTATTCTTTGTGACAAACAGTAAGTAAAACAGAGAATATCTGTTAATATCCTGaccactatttatttatttttattattttttgtatagtactggggtttgaactcagagcctcacacttgctaagcaggcgctttactacttgagccactctgttagcTCCTgatcattatttataaaattgtagTATAGCATCCTTTTTGCCCACTTTTCCTTAAAGTAGGATATTCTAGGTGGAACTAGAGACAAGGATAAAGTAGCAGGAACccattcttttaaatataaataaaccaATGTTCTTTGAACCCCTACTTACAGAGAGCTGAAAATAGATCTGGGAAGCTTCCAGACAGTTAGGTCAGATTTAGCTATGAACCACATCTTAGAAAGTCTGTCTCTAATCTTAACCTTGAATTGAACTTGGTCATAAGGCAGTGCTTTAGAAAAAGCTGAAATTGTCTGTTTGTAAAACCTTAATTGTATGCTAAACTTAACTTTCTATTCCAGAAGTTGTTTAACTTCATTGCTTGTCTATGGCATGGTGTGTAATCTTAAATCCCCACGTTAGTATAGCcatccatgtgccaggcacttgcTAAATATGTGTCTATGAACAAATGACTGTAAAGTAGTTCCTGTTTTTGTGAAAACAAGTTTCTTCAGGTACAATGAATGGCCTGTGGAAGGAGATCAGAACTAGGAAGGATGACATTTGGCATTCCATTCCTTGGAGTGACCATTAAAGCATAGCTAAAGCTTTGTTTATTGCCTGTCCCTTTGCTTTCTCTCCCAGAGGTGCACTTGGGTGGTAGAACATACTTGAAAACACTTGAAGCATCCAGTTTGTTTCTTAATTATAATCCTCCTTGTTTTAAGGTGTCTTAGTCCTGATATTTacatcttctttgtctttttgtttgtttgtttctcttccaGTTTAAGAAAAGCCCTCCTAAGATCCCTTATAAGGCCATTGCACTTGCCACTGTGCTGTTTTTGATTGGCGCCTTTCTCATTATCATAGGCTCCCTCCTGCTGTCCGGCTACTTCAGCAAAGGGGTAAGCTGGTGGACATGTGGAAATGTGCtatgggatttttaaaatgtgagccAGAGCTATATTTCTAGCTAGTACAGCAGATTCCAGCAGAtagacaaaaatttttttttcttttatagtttgttctctgaacaacaaatttctcCCATAATTCCTACGAGGTGAGTGGTAGCAGATAGGAAAACTTGACCTCTGAGATACTGAGCAATCTGCTCATTATCACAGTTTGGAACAGCAAAGCTGAACCTGGCATCCAGGAGTCCTGATTGGTAAAGGGTTGTAGTTGGAGTACGTCTGTCATTTGTAATAGCACCAACATACTGGGcagtgtttatctttgttttgttttaattaaaaaaaaaattgttggtactgcagtttgaactcaggcccttatgcttgatagacaagcactctaccacttgagctacacccccaatgCTAGACAGTGTTTGAGAAGAAGCAGTGAGTCTTGTATAGGTATGGGGCCATTGAGCCTCATAAATCATTTCCTCTGACATTGATTTGGTTAAAGTTCCATTGAGTTTCACTATGATACCATGGAATCCTAAAGTGGTTTTTGGTGGTTCTTTCTCTCAGGCCATTCCCATATATAATGTGTCTTAAGTTATCCTGAATGGAGTCCGACCATAACCCATTCTCTTTAACACATACCAGGAAAAATACAGTTCGTTGTGGTATTCTATACAAttacaaaaagtgaaaaagaaccaTAGTGTTCAAAGGGAGGCAGTTAAGtgaaattgtggtacatccaTTTCTGTGGAATGTTAAACACCATTGCAGCCTAAATATATGATGAGTATTGAATACTATTGACTAATATgtctataaaagagaaaacaggagTATGATATGTTCACAAGTaagaacttttttcttctttttttggtggcaatggggtttgaactcagggtttcatgcttgctaggcatgtgatcttagtgcttgagccactctgccaggccaacaactaagaactttaaaaaagaaaacagaaggaaagtcaggcgtgatgcatgcctgttatctcagctactccagaggcgaaggcaggaggatcttgtgttcagcccagacaaagttagcaagatcctatctcaaaaacaaaataaaaaaagagctaagggctgctcaagtggtagagtgcttgcctagcaaatatgtataaggccctgggttcaatacccagtaccataaaaaagaaaaacaaataaaaaaaggaatagaagaaGATAAGCCAAATATCTTGTGAATGAGAACagataactttttttctttataatttttagtgctctgcagttttttgtttgtttttcagtttataATCAGGAGGGGGCTGatgatgtggcttagtggtagagtggttgcctggCATGCTGAGGCCTTGGTTTGATCCGCAACGCTTGGTGAGGAGGGGGCTCTGGTTTATACTTGGGAAGAAGAGTGATACCAATCCTTTACCTCAGTAGTGCACTACCCAAAGAAAATGTACAGAACAGTGTAAAATACTGATCTATGGATTGGGTCcatgactttattttaaaaatgtgtaaattgTAGGTActaatgttttcctctttttgccACCAGGGGGCAGACCGGGCCATTCCTGTCCTGATCATTGGTATTCTGGTATTCCTGCCCGGCTTTTACCATTTGCGCATCGCCTACTATGCATCCAAAGGCTACCGGGGTTACTCCTACGATGACATTCCAGACTTTGACGATTAGCACTCACCTCAGACCTGAAGAGAAGAGTCACAGTGGGGCAGCATCCAGCTTTAAGTTACTGAGCAGAAACTATGGCTAAGGGCTGAGGAATTCTGCAGTTTGCAGATGTTTAGCAAAACATTGGCATGTTTTTATGGGTCCACCTGCAAAAATGTTCACTGAGCTTATAGTCAGTTAATTAGGACATGCTCTGTTTTTCATCTCTTGGCCCTGGCAAAGCTCAACAAGATTTTTCCACATGAATATGTATCATGGAAGAATAGCAAGGTTAATTGTCTGGAAAAGTAGGAGGTTATTCTGTAGTGGAAAGTATTACCGCTACCCCCTCTTTAGAGTTGAACGTTTCTTTAAAATAGACTTCATTGTCAATTTGTTGTTTTAGCAAATGGAAGAAAGGCGTATGTCTAATTTCTTATtactaagtaatttttttttcttttattcatatttgcatacaaggcttgggtcatttctccccccctgcccccaagtaatttatttaaaaaaaaaaaaatccactacaTTTTTCTCTACCTTCATATTCTGATAGAAGAAAGTGTGGGTCCATCTGtaatatttttttactttcttaattgaCAGCAACCAGGAATTTTTTAAGCCACagagttaagtttttaaaatgtaagcactTTCTCTGATAACCAGTCTTTGCCCAGCCATGATCTAGTTTCCCACTAGGTTGGCCAGCATATAATTTGGGTCACTATGTCATTTGAAGATCAAGATGTTCTATATATCATGCCTTTGAGGACTGGACTTTGGGCTGTTTCTTAATGAGAAATGTAGATAAGCAGTTACTATTTAGAGTTTATAACCTTATTGTTAGCACTTGGTACTATGATATCATTCTGCTAAAGATTGAAAGACTTGACCTAAATCCCTGGAGGAATAGATTGCCTTTGGTTAATTCTGTTTCCTAGCTTTAAAAAAGTGATTtatattcaaaagaaattaaaatgtcaaaatccAAGTTCTAGGCTTCACATGAGTTAACTTTTAGCATATTTCaagattttaatgattttatgatGTCTTTGATCTTAGTAATCCAGGACGACCTTTGTTTTTAGGTAACTGGCATCATGAATCAGATCTTTTCCAATCAGTTTTTTACTCTTATGGACTTGGGCAGCTTGGAGCCTAAACATGCCGCTGAGATTTGGGAGGCTGTGAGTAGGGTAGGTTTGAGGGAGAAGATTAGTTCACTTTTGGATGTGCTACATTATAGGCGTCTGCTCAACATCCAAAGGTTGCTGTGGAGGAGGCAATTGCTGTGCAGTGTGTCTAGAATTCAGGAGGGGGTGGTTAGAGATAGAAATGTGTGAGTCAGTATTTGGGCAGTATCTTCAGAGCCGTGGGGCTGGATGAGATCACCAGTGGACTGAATATAtatggagaagaaaggagaacttGAGAAATGAGGGACAGAGACTGACCTGAAGCATCCTCCAAGTTTGGATACATTTGGTAATGGGAGGAGAACCTGAGACCTCCAATGCTCTAGAGTTCTTGACACTTGACAGTGAAGATATGAAGTATAATAATACATAGAGCTTTGCAATGGGCTATGCTTGCAAATCAAAGTTCAGATAGAGTGGTGTCAGCCAAATCCAGTTATTTGGTCCTTTTTATAAAGATAATGATTTTCCtagtaagaaaaatcaaaatggaacAAAAGGGTATAAAGTGAAAAGTAAACATTTGGTGTGTACATGGGAGGGGTGAACATTTGCTTCATTAGCTCACTTTCCAGGTTTGTTCAATTCTAGAAATGCTCCAGAAATAACTTTCCAGAAATGTTCCAAGCATATAAACATATCCTTTAAAAAAgacatattcttttaaaaaaagaaaagaaagaaaacttgggCTCCCATTGTATGATTCTATAATTTCTCCTTTTCTACTTACTCTTGTTTTGTGTAGCAGTATACAAAGAGATCAGTCACATTTGGGAAGTGGGGCAGTtttggggaccaaacccaggacaTCACAAGCTAGCAACTCTATCACTGAGCAATACCTCCAACCCTAGCTGGTTTGTTTTTCATGTACGTTGTATCTAAGTATAGTTTTTCATCTTACGTGCATATGTAGTCTTAGGGTCCTAAGACTTCCCTCCTGATGTAGGAATCCCTTTCTAATCCGCTGGTAATTTACTTTCATTTGACTTTGTTCCAGAGGTAACTTTTTTCGGGGGGAGGGGGGGTTTgatactcagggcttcacatttgctaggcaggcactctactgcttaagccacacctccagtccattttgctctagttatttggagatgggggtcttgtgaaccatttatCTGAACTGGCCTCGAACcgcaatcctgatctcagcctcccaaataactaggattacatgtgcAAGACACCAGCACCTGACCAGAAGTATCTTATTAAGCCAAAATCAGACTCCCTATAACTTCTATACATTGACTGTAATTATATTCCTTACTGCTTTATAGAAAACAAATTCCTGTAATACTGGTGAATGTTTCTTGAACCCTTTGCCAAACGTTGTGCTAAGTATTTTCATTACATATTctgtatcattttaatttttgggaAAATCCTGAGTTACATAAAATTCCTAGGCAGTAGATGGGATATTCAGAATTCACAGCAAAGTCTAAAGTGTTTAGAGGCTGAGTAAGTAAAAAAAATGGGGAGGAGGGGTGGACAGGAGTAAAAGGAACCAACCCAAATGGATGTTTGCCTAAAAGTTCcctttttcccctcctttttttttttttcccctttggtgatactggggtttgaacccaggacttccacttgcaaagcagggggttctaccacttgagccataccctccagtccattttgctctggttattttggagatggggtcttgagaactatttgcccaggctggtcttgaaccatgatcctccccatctcgggcttccaagtagctaggattaaagacatgagccacaggcacccaacCTGACCACCTCCCTTTTAAGCTGTTGGCTGGCTTtggactcaggtggtagagtacctgcttagcaagagtgaggccctgagttcaagccccagtatcaatAAACTTGACTAAAGTAGGTGCCCTAACTATATCTGTGACAACTATAGTTAGGGCTTCCCATTAGTCATTTCCAAGGCAAAAAATCCACCCTAGTTGCTTCAGCTGTTCTGCATGTATTGAGGATTCATGATCATTGCCACTCTGGTGGACTGGAACTATTCACTTGTATTCTGCCAGGACTGTTAGGTTGCTGGGGGTACAACAGTTTGGTCCGTAAGGAGCAAAGGTTACAAACTAGTGACCACTTGTTGGCCtacattttgctttcatttttgttgattttttttggtgggactggggtttggacttgactttgcttgcaaagcaggcattatACCTCCTGAGCTACCCTCCATCCCATTtctctgtggttattttggagatggggtcttgtgaactatttgcccaggctggcctcgaactgggatccttccaatctcagcctcacaagtagttaggattacagacatctgGCACTGGCtctgtgttttgcttttaaaagtgagattcatggggctggtggagtggctcaagcggtagagtgcctgcctagcaagtgtgaggccctgaattcgaaccctagtaccaccccaaaaaaaagatTCACATGATCTTGATATTTGACTTCTCTTGAAAAGTAGATGGTCCTTCATTACAAACTGGAACAAGGTAGTAAAAGTAGCTTTAGCTGAGCAGGATTCTCCACTGTAGTTCCCCCCACACCTGTTATTTTTATAACCAAATTTTCCTCACTATTGGTAGAGATTTTCTTACTCCAACAAAGTTTGTACTGCTTGCAGGCACTCAGGTTTGTCAATGAAAAGCCAAAAGCTAAAGACATTATGTTCCTTTGAAGTGTTGACAAGTGGGCTGGGTCCATTTAATTCAAACTTTCCTAAATGTCCCTCTGTTAGTTGTAACAGCCCAGCTACTCTTCAGACAGTTGGTGCTGTCTGGTCAGTTGGCTCAAGGTACAGTTAGCAATTTACACCTACCAGCTGGTACAGAGGAGCCTCCCATTAGTGTTGTGTGCCAAGGGAACCTGTAAAGGAATGGTAAGTGTTGACTTTGCAGCCGTTTGAAAGGTCATTTGCCAGGTTAGTGCCCCTTAGTTGCCTTGACCTGTCATCTAAAAACCTATCTTGAGATGTCTGCTAGACACACTTCCAAAGGTATATGGTTTACTTCATGGGTGGAAAGGGCACAGACTCATTTTATTAGCTAATAAGGTATTGGACAAATTATCTCTGGAGCCTCAGTTGTCTTTTAAAGTGGGGCTAACCAGTTCTTACCTTAGGGGGTAATTGGgaagatgaaatgaaacaatTCTGAAGGGAACTTTGTGCAGGTCCTGGCATGAGTAAGCATTCTGTAAAAGAAGTTGCTGTTGGAGAAAGTTCAGGTCACTCCTTTGGCTTCAGGGTGTAGGACTTGGTGTGAGTCAGAGAAGGAGGGCAGAGAGCCCATCTGTTGTCCCTGTGGCTGTCCTGATGAACCTGCTGTTCCAAGGAGGAACTGCCCCAGAGCTAGGAGCAGGAGCTAATCTAGGCAGGGCTCTCTTCACAAAACTACAGGAGGATGTGAGGGCCCCCAACCCTTTGCCAGCATGTAGCTGGACTTGAGCAGCTGTGTGCTCCAGTCTTCAGAAAGGCAGGACCAGGACATCCTGTTATGACCCAGAGGCCCCGTAGGGAAGGCCTTGAAGGTGAGCTGGTGCAGCAGGATCGTCAGACCTAGAGCTTGTTCTTCCCTCTACTTGGTGCACTGCCCTTGGCACTTCGCTCCACCATCTGCCGTGCTACTCAGGCTATAGTCTGTGGACCTGCAGCATGgagtttgttagaaatgcagcaTCTTGCGTCTGCCTGCTAAGTTAGAACCTGCTTTTTAATAAGACCCCAGGGATTCATTGTGTCTGAGAAACACTGTTCCAGGCACCCTATGCCTCCTAGTTCATTTCCTTACTTTGGGTCTGGATGAAGTCCACCAGTGCCACTGATGGTAGGAGGCCTCCCAGCAGGTATAGTTCCTTCTGGATCTACCACTGTTCTGAATAAAACAGTAACTGAGGAAGCATCACAGAAAGGGCAGGAAAGCAATGCAGAAAGACTTTGTGAACCTTTTGTGAGCAAGGAGAAACTAAAACTGGAATTCCAAGGATGGTAGGTCTGCATCAGGAAAGATGACCTAAGATCTGGGGAAGGGGACAATGTGCAATTTATGACCCAGTGAAAGGCAAGATAGACTTTCTCTCTGGTTGTGTGGGAGGCAGGCTTGGTGCCTCAGGAGGTCAATTTGATCATTGGAGGTGATGGCGCTCATCTCTGTCTCTGATGCCTCCATTCTTTCATCTCAATAACGAGAAGAGCCAACTTGAAAATGCTCCAATCTGAGGGATCAAGTTTCTTAGCCCAGATGCTAAGTCTCTGAAAGGTTTTTTTCTAGAATCAATAGTATCTGGAGAGTTTTCCTTGAGACTACCACCCTTGGGGCTGATATACCCCTATTGCTGAGACAGTGGCAACAGCTGAATCACCTAAACCCTAGGAGGATTTAGGCTTCCTAGGAAGAGCTGAGGGGAGCTTATGAATGTAGTGGGTGTTGGGAGGTAGGACCCACCATGCGAAGCTGTGACTTTTATtagttttgcagtgctgggggtagaacccagggtctggcacatgctaggcaagtgcactatcATTGAACTACTTCCCCAGCCCTGTGGTCCATTATGTGAGGACTTCAGAACTTATTGACAGGGCACTTACTGAGAGCTTAAAATTTCCCATTCTTGGGAATGTCAGAAGTTTTTCTTTATAGTTACTATAAATGTGATTGtgttcctgattttatttttggcaggtcaaatactgggatttgaactcagggcttcacacttgctagacaggcgctctgcacttgagccacacatccagccctgtTTTCctgattcattttttcatttgcttttttttttttttttttccggtgctggggaccgaactcagggccttgcacttgccaggcaagcactcttccactgagctaaatccccatccccctggtttattttttgttttagtttgtttttaatgtatagaaatactactgatttttgtatgttggttttatatcctgccatgttactgaatttgtttagttctaatattttttgggcggtggagtctttagggttttctgtATGTAAGATCATGCTATCTGCAAATAGAAACAgtttatttcatttctgatttggattctttatttttctttcttaattgctctggctaaggcTTGCAGTACTATGCTATATAGAAGTGGTGAGAGAGACATCCTTGTCTCATGGATCTTAGAGGAAACCTTTCAACTTTTCCTTAACAAGTGTGATGTTAACTGTGGCTTGTCATAAATGGCCTTTATTGTCCTTTTATGCCTACCTTCTTGAAAGTTTTTccatgaaaggatgctgaattttgtcaaatgcttttttgcatctagaaaggtgaatatgttttttgtccattaatataatgtattattgatttgcttatgttgaaccaggATGTCAGAAGATGGCAGGTATTTCCACTATTTAATGGTGAGTGACACCAAAAGAGCCATGAAATGATGCTGGCCCGAGACTTAGTCTCCTGCTCTTCTGAACATTGACTCATGAGGATCTTCCATTGTGATCCTTCCCTAGATGTTTCTATCTCCCACCTCCAGCAATGGGCAAGAAAGTCATCTCTCTCTAGCTGTCTTATCTTATTGGCAGTAAAAGAAGTTAACTTCTCAGTGTGTAGAGATTAGGACTTTgcaatctagaaaaaaaaaggcagatacAGAGTCTATAAAGTCATATTGAGTGTTGGCAGAGTAGACCTACATTTACCTATCAAGCCCTGGATTACAGAAACTTGGAACTAGAGAGTTCTTTGGGAGAAAATATCTCATTATTAAATCAACCCAACTTAAACATTAACCAAAAAAAGTAGGCCATAGAACTTTGAAGTCAGCTCTACTTGAAACAATTGGGTCCTTCACATGTCTTAACTATTATCAGTAACAACATTAATCTAACCTTGGTTTTATCTACAGGCTTTGATTTAAAACTGCATATTAATTCACCTTGAATCCTATCATTAAGTTTAtccatgaaatattttttgagtatttACTACAGACATAGCACTCTGCTAGACATCAAAAAGGAATTGtctgggctggcagtgtggctcaagtggtagagcacatgcttaacaagcatgaggccctgagttcaagccctagtaccaccattaaaaaaaaaaaaggaattgtccGTTATACCATCCTTCAGAACCTTTCAATGTATTTACAGAAAAAGATCCATATTTGAGTTAACTGGACAAATATAAGTAATATaatgaataatttgaaaatgttctgATAAATGGATTAGAGAGGAAATGAGGCTCACATCATCTTGAAATGGTCTTTCTCTGAGACGGGCATGAGCTAGACCATGGTAAGATGGGGACAGGGACTTGGGCTGGCCCAAAGCTGGTAAAATGAGTGACATGATCAGGAGCCCACAGTCTGGGTATGGGAAGAGTTGGAGATTGAGGTTGACCAAGCAACACAGGACTAGTTTGTGACCTGCTAAGGAATAAGGTACTTTGGTATTTTAAAGTTTCAGAAG from Castor canadensis chromosome 5, mCasCan1.hap1v2, whole genome shotgun sequence encodes the following:
- the Tmem230 gene encoding transmembrane protein 230; translation: MMPARTNLATGIPSSKVKYSRLSSTDDGYIDLQFKKSPPKIPYKAIALATVLFLIGAFLIIIGSLLLSGYFSKGGADRAIPVLIIGILVFLPGFYHLRIAYYASKGYRGYSYDDIPDFDD